One part of the Segnochrobactrum spirostomi genome encodes these proteins:
- a CDS encoding gamma-glutamylcyclotransferase: protein MADDLWVFGYGSLMWRPGFAFEEVVPARIAGFRRALCVYSHVHRGTPEHPGLVLGLDRGGSCLGRAFRVAAARRDETIAYLREREQVTAVYLERTARLRLVSDGARAGSEGARLVEAVAYVADRTHPQYAGALTLEEQLRLVRQGHGVSGPNRDYVLSTVAALEDLGIHDPALAWLAGELGGDGVNG from the coding sequence ATGGCGGACGATCTCTGGGTGTTCGGCTACGGTTCGCTGATGTGGCGGCCGGGCTTCGCCTTCGAGGAGGTGGTGCCGGCGCGTATCGCGGGCTTCCGCCGCGCGCTCTGCGTCTATTCTCATGTCCACCGCGGCACGCCGGAGCATCCGGGGCTGGTGCTCGGTCTCGATCGCGGCGGCTCCTGCCTCGGCCGCGCCTTCCGCGTCGCCGCCGCGCGGCGCGACGAGACGATCGCTTATCTCCGCGAGCGCGAGCAGGTGACGGCCGTCTATCTCGAACGCACGGCGCGTCTGCGGCTCGTGTCGGACGGTGCCCGTGCCGGGTCCGAGGGGGCGCGCCTCGTCGAGGCCGTCGCCTACGTCGCCGACCGCACCCATCCGCAATATGCGGGCGCGCTCACGCTCGAGGAGCAGTTGCGTCTGGTCCGCCAAGGGCACGGCGTGTCCGGCCCGAACCGCGACTACGTCCTCTCCACCGTCGCCGCCCTCGAAGACCTCGGCATCCATGATCCGGCCCTGGCGTGGTTGGCCGGGGAGCTCGGGGGCGATGGGGTGAACGGCTGA
- a CDS encoding class II aldolase/adducin family protein → MSAPITTTHLDEADLRRRMVETCRQMNATGINQGTAGNLSHRLDDGFLITPTSMPYDRMGPDDLVLMRFDGTFTGAHRPSSEWRFHRDILAHRGDVDVVLHCHSIYATTLACHHRTIPSFHYMTGVAGGTDIRCARYATFGTQQLSDNAIEALEGRLACLLGQHGQISLGKTLDAALWLANEVETLARLYIQALAIGEPPVLSDEEMARVIEQMRRMSYGHAPDLDGVNDTPQAR, encoded by the coding sequence ATGAGCGCCCCGATCACGACGACTCACCTCGACGAGGCCGACCTGCGCCGCCGCATGGTCGAGACCTGCCGGCAGATGAATGCGACCGGCATCAACCAGGGCACCGCCGGCAACCTCTCCCACCGCCTCGACGACGGCTTCCTGATCACCCCGACCTCGATGCCCTACGACCGCATGGGACCGGACGATCTCGTGCTGATGCGCTTCGACGGTACCTTCACCGGCGCCCACCGCCCGTCGTCGGAATGGCGCTTCCACCGCGACATCCTCGCCCACCGCGGCGACGTCGACGTGGTGCTGCACTGCCATTCGATCTACGCGACGACGCTCGCCTGCCATCACCGCACGATCCCGAGCTTCCACTACATGACCGGCGTCGCCGGCGGCACCGACATCCGCTGCGCCCGCTATGCGACGTTCGGCACCCAGCAGCTCTCCGACAACGCGATCGAAGCGTTGGAGGGCCGGCTCGCCTGCCTGCTCGGCCAGCACGGCCAGATCTCGCTCGGCAAGACCCTCGACGCCGCGTTGTGGCTCGCCAACGAGGTCGAGACGCTGGCGCGGCTCTACATCCAGGCGCTGGCGATCGGCGAGCCGCCGGTCTTGTCGGACGAGGAAATGGCCCGCGTCATCGAACAGATGCGCCGCATGAGCTACGGCCACGCCCCCGACCTCGACGGCGTCAACGACACCCCGCAGGCGCGCTGA
- a CDS encoding FGGY-family carbohydrate kinase, with protein MPETDPDRPARVAVLDIGKTNVKLNVVATDGTLIETASCPNPVLPGPPYRHHDVATLEAWIFEHLAGYARSHPLAGLVTTGHGAGGVLVGERTLAAPMMDYEQPCPEAVTALYRTLAGTYAERGSAILHGATHIARQGLWLETEYPDLFAEGRAFLAMPQYWAWRFSGVAASEYTSIAAQSHLWDVANRRPTPIVAARGWQRLLPPFVPAFAPVGLIRPDLAARLGLPETFEIFCGVHDSSVNFYRYQAAGLKDFTLVSTGTWIVGLSDACPVSALREDLGMTMNADVHGRPVAGALTMGGREFALIAGPAREGEAAASDPAILARLVADGILALPSFGDEDGLVPGSARRGRIVGADGTEPTLSAAERRALAVLYTALLTDLMLDALEATGLIVLDGSFVRDPAFAGLIAAFRPDADVRFNLDTYGVASGAGLLAGHRSRTAPAALALEAAVPLALPGLAAYRAAWRAAAADARTPSIPSPPETAR; from the coding sequence ATGCCCGAGACAGATCCCGACCGGCCGGCGCGCGTCGCCGTCCTCGACATCGGCAAGACCAACGTCAAGCTCAACGTCGTCGCCACCGACGGCACCCTGATCGAGACGGCCTCGTGCCCGAACCCGGTTCTGCCGGGGCCGCCTTATCGCCACCACGACGTCGCGACGCTCGAAGCCTGGATCTTCGAGCACCTCGCCGGCTACGCCCGCAGCCACCCGCTCGCCGGGCTGGTGACGACCGGCCACGGCGCCGGCGGCGTGCTCGTCGGCGAGCGGACGCTCGCCGCGCCGATGATGGATTACGAGCAGCCCTGTCCCGAGGCCGTCACCGCGCTCTACCGGACGCTCGCCGGAACCTATGCCGAGCGCGGCAGCGCGATCCTGCACGGGGCGACCCACATCGCCCGCCAGGGGCTGTGGCTCGAAACCGAATATCCCGACCTGTTCGCCGAAGGCCGCGCCTTCCTCGCCATGCCGCAATATTGGGCGTGGCGTTTCTCCGGCGTCGCCGCGAGCGAATACACCTCGATCGCCGCCCAATCCCACCTGTGGGACGTCGCGAACCGCCGGCCGACGCCCATCGTCGCCGCGCGCGGCTGGCAGCGCCTGCTGCCCCCCTTCGTGCCCGCCTTCGCCCCGGTCGGACTGATCCGCCCCGATCTCGCGGCGCGCCTCGGCCTGCCGGAGACGTTCGAGATCTTCTGCGGCGTGCACGACAGCAGCGTCAATTTCTACCGCTATCAGGCGGCCGGCCTGAAGGACTTCACCCTGGTGTCGACCGGCACCTGGATCGTCGGGCTCAGCGATGCCTGCCCGGTCTCGGCGCTCCGTGAAGACCTCGGCATGACCATGAACGCCGACGTCCACGGCCGGCCGGTCGCCGGCGCGCTCACCATGGGCGGGCGGGAGTTCGCGCTGATCGCCGGACCGGCGCGCGAGGGCGAGGCGGCGGCGAGCGATCCCGCGATCCTCGCCCGGCTGGTCGCGGACGGCATCCTCGCCCTGCCGTCGTTCGGCGACGAAGACGGCTTGGTCCCCGGCAGCGCCCGGCGCGGCCGCATCGTCGGCGCCGACGGCACCGAGCCCACGCTGTCGGCGGCCGAGCGGCGGGCGCTCGCCGTGCTCTACACCGCGCTCCTCACCGACCTGATGCTCGACGCGCTGGAGGCGACCGGCCTCATCGTGCTCGACGGCTCGTTCGTCCGCGACCCGGCCTTCGCCGGCCTGATCGCCGCGTTCCGGCCGGACGCCGACGTGCGCTTCAATCTCGACACCTATGGCGTGGCCTCCGGGGCCGGCCTCCTCGCCGGCCACCGGAGCCGCACGGCGCCCGCCGCCCTCGCCCTCGAAGCGGCGGTTCCGCTCGCTTTGCCGGGCCTCGCCGCCTACCGCGCCGCCTGGCGCGCCGCGGCGGCGGACGCCCGCACCCCCTCGATCCCTTCCCCGCCGGAGACTGCCCGATGA
- the xylB gene encoding xylulokinase, which translates to MSSSGAGTRLGIDIGTSAVKAILVDDAETVLAEAEVPLEVSRPQPGWSEQDPDDWWRAVKRAFSQVRGEAPQAFGAIDAIGLSGQMHAALGLDADGAPVGPAMLWNDGRATAECADLNETVAELGLKAGVPAMPGFTAPKLLWLARHDPERFARIRTIVLAKDYVRMKLTGEIATDMSDAAGALLLDEARRAYFPALVEACGLDLDQLPPLKEGSTAAGGLRRGVATAHGLTQGIVVATGGGDAAVGAVGIGAVGDGDAFLSLGTSAQYFVTTAAYRPYPQALVHAFAHAVPERWFQMAAMLNGASALGWLAGVVGRGDDIPGLLAAAEARGRRPSPVTFLPYLTGERTPHDNADARGVFFGLGSDTDTADLVAAVLEGVAFSLVDAQDALAAAGTIPARLAAIGGGARSRLWLEIIASALGRPIDIQAGAAKGPAFGAARLARIARDGGSVAESCPAPAIAATIEPDPVRAAAYAERLPLYRALYRNLKPLFPPTGSPG; encoded by the coding sequence GTGAGTTCATCCGGCGCGGGCACTCGGCTCGGCATCGATATCGGCACCTCGGCCGTCAAGGCGATCCTCGTCGACGACGCGGAAACGGTGCTCGCCGAGGCGGAAGTCCCGCTCGAGGTGTCGCGCCCGCAACCCGGCTGGTCGGAGCAGGACCCCGACGATTGGTGGCGCGCCGTCAAGCGCGCCTTCTCCCAGGTGCGCGGCGAGGCCCCGCAGGCCTTCGGGGCGATCGACGCGATCGGCCTCTCCGGTCAGATGCACGCCGCCCTCGGCCTCGATGCGGACGGCGCGCCGGTCGGCCCGGCCATGCTGTGGAACGACGGGCGCGCCACCGCCGAATGCGCCGACTTGAACGAGACGGTCGCCGAGCTCGGCCTCAAGGCCGGCGTTCCCGCGATGCCGGGCTTCACCGCGCCGAAGCTGCTCTGGCTCGCCCGCCACGATCCGGAGCGCTTCGCGCGCATCCGCACCATCGTCCTCGCCAAGGATTATGTGCGGATGAAGCTCACCGGCGAGATCGCGACCGACATGTCGGACGCCGCCGGCGCGCTTCTGCTCGACGAGGCGCGGCGGGCTTATTTTCCGGCTCTGGTCGAAGCCTGCGGGCTCGATCTCGACCAGTTGCCGCCGCTCAAGGAGGGCAGCACCGCCGCCGGCGGGCTGCGCCGCGGCGTGGCGACCGCCCACGGCCTGACCCAGGGCATCGTGGTGGCGACCGGCGGCGGCGACGCGGCGGTCGGCGCGGTCGGCATCGGGGCGGTCGGCGACGGCGACGCCTTCCTGTCGCTCGGCACCTCGGCGCAATATTTCGTCACCACCGCGGCCTACCGGCCCTATCCGCAGGCCCTCGTCCACGCCTTCGCCCATGCCGTGCCGGAGCGCTGGTTCCAGATGGCGGCGATGCTGAACGGGGCGAGCGCGCTCGGCTGGCTCGCCGGCGTGGTCGGGCGCGGCGACGACATCCCCGGCCTCCTCGCGGCGGCGGAGGCGCGCGGCCGGCGGCCCTCGCCGGTCACGTTCCTGCCCTACCTCACCGGCGAGCGGACGCCCCACGACAACGCCGATGCCCGCGGCGTGTTCTTCGGCCTCGGCAGCGACACGGACACCGCCGACCTCGTCGCCGCGGTGCTCGAAGGCGTCGCCTTCTCCCTCGTCGATGCCCAGGACGCGCTCGCCGCGGCCGGCACGATCCCCGCCCGGCTCGCGGCGATCGGCGGCGGTGCGCGCAGCCGGCTCTGGCTCGAAATCATCGCGAGCGCGCTCGGCCGGCCGATCGACATCCAGGCGGGCGCCGCGAAGGGTCCGGCTTTCGGCGCCGCGCGGCTCGCCCGCATCGCCCGCGACGGCGGCAGCGTCGCCGAATCCTGCCCGGCACCGGCGATCGCCGCGACCATCGAGCCCGATCCGGTGCGTGCCGCAGCCTATGCCGAGCGCCTGCCGCTCTACCGCGCGCTCTATCGGAACCTGAAGCCGCTTTTTCCGCCGACCGGCTCGCCCGGCTGA